One Hyperolius riggenbachi isolate aHypRig1 chromosome 12, aHypRig1.pri, whole genome shotgun sequence genomic window, TTCACAACTCATGGCATATGGTCACTGgtgcttctgtaaaaaaaaatccggTTGTTGGTCACAAAGGATCATTTCTAATCATTACTTCCTATAACAAATCGGTTGCACTTTAGAATTGTTcataaaaattgtaccgttaatggacaATTTTATGGAGATACTCTAGATACTGGGATGTTTAAAAAAATGTCCctgattaaaaagaaatatatatataaaatgatatCCTTTTTTTAAGGCGCAAACCCAATAGGTAAAGAAAATAAGAATGGAAATTGAAATCACAGCATATGGAAGTTGGTTGTCTTGTTGATTGAAAAAAGGCAGTAGCTGACTTGTGAGCTGTGTCTATAGTAAATGTTAACGTTGGTAAAAGTGTGAATAATACAAGATAATAGGATTCAGCTTCCATGGAAGCAAACATCACAAAGGTTTCCTTTTTATACGGAAATGTAAAGGATTTTTCTGCATCAGCAAGAAGAGGTGATGGAGGCTTCCGCTATGTAATGTCACTGCTACGGCAGCTTTGTGTACTTTTACATTACAGCTCTCTGTACTGAGCACATTATTAGAGATAAAGtaatttacattataaatgtgaaaaaaaCGTGTATGGTCTCCCCTCCCAAGCACTTTTCGATGCGAAATCTTCTAATATTATTGATGATAACCTTTTTACTTTCCTCCAACAGGATTCACCCAAGATCCCAACCTTTTATACTCTTCCTAAAATCCACAAAGATCCACGCcggccaccggggagacccatagTGGCCGGCGTGGGTTCTGTGTTTGTACCCCTTGCCCAATATGTAGACCGGTTACGTCAACCTATTGTCACCTCTCTTGCATCCTACATTAGGGATACCGACATGTTCCTTGCCAAATTGAGATCTCTTGACATCTCTGGAGATGAGGTTCTTCTTGTTACTCTTGATgtcgaaagcctctacacctccatccctcacgatgggggtgtagaggctgtagaaTGGTACTTGATGCAGTATGCGGACATGTCTGAACCTCAGAGATGGTTCATTGTGAAGTTGTTGAATATCATGTTGAGAcgaaattatttttcttttcaggattCCTTTTATGTCCAGCGACGAGGTActgcgatggggtcgaatgtggccccgtcctatgcgggACTTTTTATGGGTCAGTATGAAGACAGTTTTGTATACACCCACCCACTTTTCCACCGGCATGCTAAGTGCTGGTGGAGATATATTgacgatattttttgtttgtgggtggggccacattcgacGCTCATTGACTTCGTCGCCTCTTTACATTCTTGCTGTCCAGCAATTGGACTCACTGTACATGCTGACAGCTGTGAGGCAACTTTTCTGGACACACATATTATCAGGAGTCAGGATAAATTAATTACCAATTTATATGTAAAACCCACCGATAGAAATTCATTGCTACACTACCAAAGTTTCCACCCTCCCCCAGTTAAAAATGCCATTCCAACCGGCCAGTTAAAACGTGTTGAAAAGATAGTCTCTTGTGATGCTGAGGCAGTAACTCAGAAAAATATATTGAAACAAAAGTTTTTGGACAATGGGTTTCCTGATAGGACCCGGATTCCTAGAAATCACAACATTCGTCGTAATCTTAAGCAATTTCGCATGCCATTTGTGTCTACATACAACACGTGTAGCGAACTGGTTGGACGGACAATTCGACATCATTGGCATCTGTTACAGGATGCGTTTCCCACGATACCTGAATTTAGgtaccctccattaatgtcctttAGAAGGGCTCCTACAGTTAGAGACAAGGTCTTCCATCACTGCCAGTTGAGGACACAAGTCATACAAAATAGACATGGTACTTTCCCGTGCCTCAATTGCCATCTTTGTAGCCATATAGCTAAAGGTGGGTCTTTCACGCATCCCACCACGGGGGAAAGATTCACGGTTAGACACCGATATACCTGTGATTCTAGTTATGTAGTGTATTTAATTAAATGCCCCTGTGGATTGGGATACGTGGGTATGACCACCAAGGCTTTGAAGGTCAGAATGTCTGGCCATAAGACGGCTATACGTGGCCCAGGCTGTGTCTAGCCATTTTGTTTCAGCTAGACATAATTTGTCCCAATTTAAAGTTCAGGTTATTGACAGTGTTCCAAGTAATTGGCAAGGGAGATTGAGTAGACAGGATGAGTTAGCTAAAAGAGAGGCCTGGTGGATTAAAAAGTTACATGTGATGGGAAAGGGAGGACTTAATAGGGAATACGATCTAAGTTTTTGTATTTAAATTTTCCTGTTGATtctgtaaatagtgatgtgggATATTTACTATGGTAAGAGGCAGTGGTCATGCTGTGCTAGGATATGTGGAATACTGGTTGGGAGCACTATAATATTTTTGAACATTTTGATATTTGTTGCAgtgatgtgtttttctttttccttttttctgtAGTCCCTGCGAGCTGATGGAGGGAAGAACTTTGTGGCCTGTTGAGAACTGTTTTTTCAGTTATGCGATTTCCACGTGTATAATTTTGTGCATTAGTTCATGGTGGGACTTGATTTGGGTTCTGCCATGAGGTTATGCGCTATATGCCTTTTTGTGCGCATCCATTCTATGGTTATGCGTCCGGAAGGCCTTTTTGCGCCGGTTTTTACGCATTAATACAGCATTGGTATTATGAGTAGTATGCGACTATGTTGCGTTTGGTATCACGCGTTATGCATCTTTTTGTACGCATCCACGTTGTGGTTATGCGTCCAGAGGGCGTTTTTGCATTGGTTTGTACGCATTATTATTGCGTTGGCATTATGAGCGGTATGCGTCATCTTGCGTCCAATATTACGCATCATGCGTCTTTTTGTACGCATCCTTTTGATAATGCGTTTGGATGGCGAGTTGCGGCGGCTGTTATGCATTGATATCGCGTCTATGGGACGCGTACTATGCGGACATTTGTACGCGTATACCATGCTGTATTTTGATGGGTGGGCTGATGGAGCCTGTCCCTTTTGGTGCATGTGATTTTTGTTTACAATGCACTTCCTGCCTTTGCATGTGGAGGTCTCTACTCCATGCTGCTatgggctgtccttggtcagctgactgggaggtatgctctgatgacatcacacactgcctgttccccatcaggtccatccacacgtccctgcactctgattggtgtTTCTGATTTTGAAATGATTGGCTAATTGATGCATAGACCAGTATATAAGTGTGTGGTCATTGTTGCTAGCATTTTATGGGCTGAccggcttgagaaagagctataacagctcgaaacagcgggctgtcgctgccaaagccttattttttgaccatgctgtcattttaatgactgatcaataaagagctaattttttacttttctactgctggtggtgccagcctcgtTTCTACATTATATCTGCAGAGTAGAAGTCCCATGGTGGGAATACCAGTCCCATGGTGGGAAAACCAGTCCCACCCTACCCTATACCTGCAGAGTAAAGGTCCTATGGTGGGAAAACCAGTCCCACCCTATACCTGCAGAGTAAAATTCCCATGTTAGGAAAACCAGTCCCACCCTACACCTGCAGAATAAAAGTCCCATGATAGGAAAACCAGCCCCACCCTATACCTGCAGAATAAAAGTCCCATGATAGGAAAACCAGCCCCACCCTATACCTGCAGAGTCATAGTCCCATGGTGGGAAAAccaatattttaaaatatttaaaactttTCATTAGTACCCCTTAAACACTCCCAGGAAGGGTTAAAAGtggggaaggaaaaaaaatgaaagaaaaattatTTCAATGAAAATTTTAACCACAGTAACCTTTTTTGAAACACCTGGCACTAATATCTTTGGAATAACggccccacgccaatatcctcagagtaTCTTAACAGAAAATATTTTAGTGCCTCCTATGGGTGTGGTTAAGGACACGTGTAGGTAACTCCTCCATCTGTTCATAATATTTACAACAATTTTTGTTGTAAACATTGCTTGGAATCCCTTGGCAGTGTAGTATAACTCCTATCTTCTTTTTAAAAAGTTTCTTCAAGCCTATCGCAGAAGTTTCTCTGAGCTCATAAATATTTCTTCCTCTCGGAGAACATTCATCATTGCGATCGATACCCCATCCAAAATGCCAGCAGTGATGGAAACCTATAGTCTTACATCATCCTTTAAAGCTGGTTAGAGATTTAAAAACCAccaaataacatttctataatGTTTCTGGACTGCAGAGGGCGCCAAACCTCTTCTTCCCAGAAGGTAGAGATGTTTTGATATCGTAGCACCTGCTGCAgcaggctgtcactcactactataCCAGCCTTATAAGTGGATGGGTTTAGTGTGCTTGGAGCATAAGGAGGAGTCTGAAGTGTCAATGAATATGAGAATCTGGGGTTATTCTCCTTCTTTGCTTTATAACAGTTGCAGACTATGCTCAGAGGTAATGTAGCGAGAGCAAAGGATTGCTGTAGCAACCCGTTGAATGCACACAACCACAGCTAATGCTTTATAATAGgaggctgctgcttctgctgctgttgctTCTCTGCAAAGTTGAAGGTTTCTAACTCTGCGCACTCATGAAAGGAAAATTCACTTTGCCTGAATTAGTTCAACTGTGAACAGTTTAAAGCATGATCTTTGCATAAGCATGCTTAGTGGCTCACCTTTTGAATAGAAGAGTCTTGACCCTAATCTTGGAGAACAAATACTCTTGGCTTCAGCTATGAATACATCCAACGACCTCTTCTTTATTCATGCTGTGCAGTTCAATGCCACTTTGGACTTCAACGAGACCCTTTTGCTGAACAACATCAGCATTGAGTTTTGTGAACAAGTCTTCATCAAGACTGAGGTTTTCCTGACTTTGGGGATTATCAGCCTGCTGGAGAACATCTTGGTCATCTTGGCCATCCTGAAGAACAAGAACCTCCACTCCCCCATGTACTTTTTCCTCTGCAGCTTGGCTGTGGCTGACATGCTGGTCAGCGTGTCTAACGCCCTGGAGACCATCGTCATTGCCGTGCAGAACAAATACTTGGACATCGGTGATAAACTTCTCCAGCAGCTCGATGATGTCTTTGACTCACTGATCTGCATTTCTTTGGTGGCTTCTATCTGCAGCCTCCTGGTGATCGCTATAGATCGATACATCACTATTTTCTACGCTTTGCGGTATCACAGCATCATGACGGTGAAGAAAGCCTTGGCTTTGATCATGGTCATCTGGGTCTCCTGCATCATTTGCGGCATTGTGTTCATTGTTTACTCTGAAAGCAAAACTGTTATTGTGTGCCTCATCACCATGTTCTTCACCATGCTTGTCCTCATGGCTACCATGTATGTCCACATGTTCTTGTTTGCCCGCCTCCACGTCAAGCGGATTGCCGCCTTACCCGTCGATGGTGTGGTGCAACAGCGGACATGCATGAAAGGTGCGATCACCATCACTATCCTTTTGGGGGTCTTTGTTGTATGTTGGGCACCCTttttcctccacctcatcctcatcATCTCCTGCCCCGGCAACTCCTACTGCGTCTGCTACGGTGCCTACTTCAACACGTACTTAATCCTCATCATGTGCAACTCCGTCATTGACCCGCTCATCTATGCTTTCCGCAGCTTGGAGATGCGTAAGACTTTCAAGGAGATCATTTGCTGCTACGGGATGAATTTCGGGAAGTGTGGATAGGCTCTTCAGCCGTCAACATGTGCAAGCATGTGTCTCGCCTCTCATTGTGCCATTTCAGGAAATTCATTCCAGTTAACTCTCTGTAGCTGAAGCAAAGGGAGTCTCAAATAAGCTATTTTTACTACAGCAGAACGTATCTGCAGTTTCATTCCACCCTCCACTGCACATCTTAAAACATCCTAAATTTACGTATGCCCCCAAAGCTCCAAATTTATTTTCTTTGATAATATCGAAatatattgttatttttgcagtaatatatatttataagaAACCTAAGATAGATatacccctttaaaggaaacacgaggtgaaaataaactaatgagataaacaattgtatctctcctccttctcctaaaaataacttttaacttttttaaatatcccagtcttatttaatttttaaatctacttttttaagtttttactgtttctgctcaatgacacattcattgcagtatgccGGAGCTAAAACCTATGAACTGTTCACCCTtttgatctcttccctgctctcagaatccaggaaagtgttttatggctgtaattccttaagagtgagggttatgctatagtctgaccaggTCCCGACCAGGACAGAaaatgtcacttgcatacctaatttttaactctttcatgcagagaaaagaaaaaatggaATGAAGCATAGtttttttgtgtgcttggcactgtacatatatacagtatgtctatctcatcaagttAAATGTCACCtcctgtatcctttaaaggacacctgaagtgagaaggatatggaggatgtcatatttatttcctttaaaaaatgcaAACTGTCCggttgtcctgttgatcctctgcctctaatactttaaaccatGGACCCTAATCAAGCATATGCAGGTCAGGtgttgactagattagccacattcttgtttcaggtgtatgatccagacactactgcagccaaatagatcaggaggactgccaggcaactggtattgtttcaaagaaaatatatatggtatccttcatatccctctcacttcaagtgttctTTaacaggggggcagggggggggggggagatttaagATTAAAATTGCCTATGGGTATGTTTTGGAAGCACACTGAATGTATCAGATAAGTTTAcatctttccctttttttttcttgaaatacCTCATCTTATTTATAAACCCCTCCCATTTCATCTAGTGGTAACCTATACCGATTCTGTCTATAGTGCTGTTCATTTGGTGTGGGATTTTTTATGCCATACATACCGATAGTTTATTTTCCCCAAACGGATAAATCATCAGCTCTGGGTTTATCTAGAAAACCCAGCATTCTCTTATTATGGCGATCTGATGGGACTTGCATTCTGCGATATTTGTAGGACCGCAGATAGACCGCCAGACCGCTTTCTGCTATTTCTGATGCACTTGAGTCTTTAAACAACCTACATGTGGTAGCTAGCAGCTAGATGACGCTGCATACTATGAACAGTATAATGGGGGTCAGCTGTGGGCTGTGCTGAGATTTGTGGTTCTCCATCCAGCAGCTGTAGATTACAACCACTTGTTTGTCTATAAAATGTGACCTCATGTGTTAATAATATAtacgtacatatatat contains:
- the MC3R gene encoding melanocortin receptor 3, which encodes MNTSNDLFFIHAVQFNATLDFNETLLLNNISIEFCEQVFIKTEVFLTLGIISLLENILVILAILKNKNLHSPMYFFLCSLAVADMLVSVSNALETIVIAVQNKYLDIGDKLLQQLDDVFDSLICISLVASICSLLVIAIDRYITIFYALRYHSIMTVKKALALIMVIWVSCIICGIVFIVYSESKTVIVCLITMFFTMLVLMATMYVHMFLFARLHVKRIAALPVDGVVQQRTCMKGAITITILLGVFVVCWAPFFLHLILIISCPGNSYCVCYGAYFNTYLILIMCNSVIDPLIYAFRSLEMRKTFKEIICCYGMNFGKCG